Proteins co-encoded in one Parus major isolate Abel chromosome 17, Parus_major1.1, whole genome shotgun sequence genomic window:
- the AIF1L gene encoding allograft inflammatory factor 1-like, giving the protein MAAPRRPSGGGLRRAPQDGRLEEINKEFLCDPKFSNEKDLEEKLAVFKEKYMEFDLNNQGEIDLMSVKRMMEKLGAPKTHLELKRMISEVTGGVSDTISYQDFVNVMLGKRSAVLKLVMMFEGKANESNPKPSGPPPERDIASLP; this is encoded by the exons ATGGCGGCTCCGCGCCGGCCGAGCGGCGGGGGGCTGCGCAGGGCCCCGCAGGACGGGCGGCTGGAGGAGATCAACAAG gaGTTTCTCTGTGACCCAAAGTTCAGTAATGAAAAAGACCTGGAGGAGAAGTTGGCAGTGTTCAAAG AGAAATACATGGAGTTTGACCTGAACAACCAAGGCGAGATTG ATTTGATGTCTGTCAAAAGGATGATGGAGAAGCTGGGGGCTCCAAAGACACACCTAGAACTGAAGAGGATGATCTCTGAGGTGACTGGAGGGGTCAGCGACACCATCTCGTACCAGGACTTTGTCAATGTGATGCTGGGGAAAcgctctgctgtgctgaaacT GGTCATGATGTTTGAAGGAAAAGCCAATGAAAGCAACCCAAAACCTTCTGGTCCACCTCCAGAGAGAGACATAGCCAGCCTCCCTTGA